The Diceros bicornis minor isolate mBicDic1 chromosome 26, mDicBic1.mat.cur, whole genome shotgun sequence sequence caggcccaccttaacaaacaagaaaaatctcaaataagcaatcttaaactacacctaaaagaactagaaaaagaagaacaaacaaagcccaaagtcagcaggagggaaataataaaaattagagcagaaagaaatgaaattaaaaccaaaataatagtagaaaggatcaatgaaactaagagctctttctttgagaagataaaattgacaaacccttagccagcttcactaagaaaaaaagagagaaggctcaaatacataaaattagatgaaagaggagaaattacaatggataccacagaaatacaaaggattataagagaatactatgaaaaactatatgccaacaaactggacgatctagaagaaatggataaattcttagattcgtacaacctccaaaaactgaatcaagaagtaatagagaatctgaatagagtaatcacaagtaaagagattgaaacaataatcaaaaacctcccaaaaaataaaaatccaggaccagaaggcttttctggagaattctaccaaacattcaaaggagatttagtacccatcctcctcaaactattccaaaaaattgaagaagacagaacacttcctatcacattttatgaggccaacatcaccctgatcccaaagccagaaaaggacaacacaaagaagaaaaattaaaggccaatattgctgatgaacgtagatgcaaaaatcctcaacaaaatattggcaaaccagatacagcaatacattaaaaggatcatacaccacgatcaagtgggatttataccagggacgcagggacagttcaacatctgcaaatcaatgtgatataccacattaataaaatgaggaataaaaaccacatgatcatctcaatagatgcagacaaagcatttgacaagatccaacatccttttatgataaaaagtctcaataaaatgtgtatagaaggaaagtacctcaacataaggccatatatgacaaacccacaaccaacatcataatcaacagggaaaaactgaaagccatccctctgagaacaggaacaagataagggtgcCTACTCACGCCACTCTTTTTCAACCtcgtactggaggttttggccagagtaattaggcaagaaaaagaaataaaagatacccAAATTGGCGAGGAAGTGAAATTCTTGCTGTTTGCGTAtgatatcattttatatatagaaaaccctaaagaatccatcagaaaactgttagaaataatcgacaactacagcaaagttgtagggtacaaaatcaacttacaaaaatcagttacgttTCTATACTCTgctaacgaactaacagaaagagtaCTCAAGAAACAATCCCAtgtacaatcgcaacaaaaagaataaaatatctaggaataaatttaaccaaggaagtgaaagacctatacaatgaaaactataagatattattgaaagaaatcgaggatgacataaagaaatggcaagatattccacacacatggattggaagaataaacatagttaaaatgtccatactacctaaagcaatctacatattcagtgcaatcccaatcactatcccaatgacattcttcatggaaatagaacaaagaatcataaaattcatatggggcaacaaaagactgcgaatagctaaagcaatcctgagaaaaaagaacaaagctggaagcatcacaatgcctgacttcaaaacatactacaaagctatagtaagcaaaacagcatggtactggtagaaaaacagacacacagatcaatgcaacagaactgaaagcccagaaataaaactacacatcgaCGGACAGCTATCTTTGACACAGGTGCTAAGaatatacaacggagaaaggaaagtttcttcaataaatgtcgttaggaaaactggacagccacatgcaaaagcatgaaagtagaccattatcttttgccatatgcaaaaattaactccaagtggatTTAAGACCAgaaggtaagacgtgaaaccataaaacccctagaagagaatataggcagtacactctttgacatcgttcttagaaggatcttttcaaataccatgtctactcaggcaagggaaacaaaagaaaaacaaatgggacttcatcagattaaatagcttctgcaaggcaaaggaaaccaggaacaaaacaaagagaTAATCCAcccactgggagaaaatgtttgcaaatcatatatccaaccagaggttaatctccaaaatatataaagaactcatacaactcaacgacaaaaaaccaaacaacctgatcaataaatgggcagaggatatgaacagacatttttccaaagaagatatacagatggccaataggcacaagaaaagatgttcaacgtcactgatcatcagggaaatgcaaatcaagactacTTGATCAAAGAtcaagatatcaccttacacccgttagaatggctataatcacgaagacaacaacaagtgttggagaggatgtggagaaaagggaaccctcatacactgctggtgggaatgcaaactggtgcagccactagggaaaccagtatggagattttctcaaacaattaaaaatcaaaataccatatgccccagatatcccactactgagtatttatccaaagaacttgaaatcaagaattcaaagagacttatgcacccctatgttcattgcagcattcttcacaatagccaagatgtggaagcaacccaagtgcccatcgactgatgaatggataaagaagatgtggtatatatacacaatggaatactactcagccataaaaaaggcaaaatcatcacattcacaacaacatggatggaccttgagggtattatgttaagtgagataaccagacaaagacaaaccccatatgatttcactcatatgtggaagataaacacatgggcAAAGAGAACTGAtcaatggttaccagaggggaagggggttggggggtgggcataagaggtaaaggggcacatttatgtggtgactgacaaataacaatgcacaactgaaatttcactatGTTAGAAACTATTTTGacctcaataaagttaaaaaaaaaccctgttgTGTGTGTATTGTGGAATGTCAGAAATACATATCAGTTATATAATtttcaacacttggtattgtcagacttaaatttctatataaatagatatatagatagatagaaataCAGAGGGATATGTGTTGTGTCTATACTGTATCtatatttatctctctctctattcatctatcaatctatctatgtGTATCCTACCTCTGTCTACAGAGATGACCTGGGAGCAGCTCACCCCAAGAGTAATGAGAACATTTAGTGCCCAGAAATTGACTTCTAAACACCATTTTTCATTGAAAGTAACCAGGGCTCCTTGAGGAAATAGCTGGTCTGGGGTAGGGTTAATAAAAGATAAGCATGGAACATCTTGTGGTTCCAGAAAGCAACGAAGTGCCCAAAGAATATGGGGACAagtcaaaaaaacacaaaagccagCTTGAATGGGCTCCCACTGATCAAAGAGGGGACAACAATATAGTGATAATAAGTTATAaaccattgaataaaataggaaactcTGATTCCATACGATgttaataaataatgaataaattgagttgaattagcAACAGGATATTTATGTAGTTGCAAAGTACTTCACcataaaatacttattaattacaaagtggGGCATAATGGAAAAGACTGGCAGACACTACCTTCATTTAGTGATCCAAGTAACATCATTAGTAACAGGACAAATTGAAATATACACCACTgccttagtctgctcaggctgccataagaaaatacCGTAGActaggtgacttaaacaacaggaatttattttgtcACAGTTCTGAAGGTAGAACGTCCAAGAACAGGGTTCCAGCAGGATTCAGTTTCTGATGAGGGCTCCTTCCTGCCTTACAGATGGTCTCTTTGTCCAcacgtggcctttcctctgaGTGTGTGTGGAAAGAGAAaggtctctctcttccttttcttataaggtcaCCAATCCTATTGGAGTAGGGGGGCCTACCCTTATGATACCacttaaccctaattacctcctaaaggccctgtctccaaatacaatcacattgggggttagggcttcaacgtatgaatttggaTGTGGGAGACAACTCAGTCCATAGCACCACCTGATAGGCTACAATGAGAAGAATgcaacatcacttctgtggtattcctgccaaagatgcgtaacctgaatctaattatgaagaaacatgaaacccaaATTGAGTGatgttctacaaaataactggctaaTAATCTTTAAGTGTCAGGATCATGAAAGTCAAGAAAAGACTGAGGAACCATTTCAGACTGACAGAGACTAGAGACATGACATCTAAATGCAGTGTGTGATTCTGAACAGAATACTTTTGCTGTGaaagacattattgggacaattgggAAAAGCTGAACAGGGTCTGAAAATTAGATAATACAATGTATTAATCTTCATTTACTAATTTTGATGGCTATATTGTGGTCCCataggagaatgtccttgtttgttAGAGATACACCCTAAGATATTTGGGGAAGACAGAGTATCAAGTTgtcaacttactctcaaatgactCAAGGGGGAAAAAGTCCTTTGTGTTATGcttccaacttttctgtaagtttgtgattatttcaaaaaagaaaaaaaaatttttttttgaaaaagcacAAGCTTTAGAGTCAAGAGTACTTGGGTTTGATTCCCAGCCCTACCATGGTGTGTTCTTGAGCAAGTTTCTTGTGCTCCAATGTCCTCATCTTAAAATGGAGACAGTataggttattgtgaggattaaatgagttgattcATGTAAAGAGTTTAGATCATTATCTAGCACATGGTAAGTACTCAGTGAAGTTgatataatcaaattgtcaataTAGTCAAAAAACTGGACCTTTTCGCCAAATCATTAATGGAGCTTCCAAATTAGTCTGTAATTTAGAGCTCATATACTAGAGCATAAACTCACCAAGCCAAAGTCACTTTTCAATTCCTATTTCTCACCAGCTCCTTTATTCCAACATCTCCTAACCACAGCCATGGAATTGAGCCTGAAGGCTGTGAAGACAGAAAAAGGATTGACTCCGTTCATTGGCAGGTTCAAAATTTGGTCATTTGATTCAGGTATTCAGGTAGCAGACTTTGTTCCCTTACGGGGCAGGGTACGGACCTAGATCGACTCTACAAAAGGCTCTGAGAGATGGGCTCTTAAAAGCTCGAATGCTGTTTTACTAAAGTTGGTGAACCTTCTGTAGGTCttgaagttttgtttttcattttttgaatttCTAACTGAATAAGACAccaaacatattttttcttcttgaacTCTAGAAATTGAACTTCAGAGCCCTTAATAACAAGGAACTTGCCTCACATTTAATTGCTTTTTGCCATTTTTTGACTTTGTTTCATGCACACCATTGAAAATGGAACATGAACATGTGTGCATTTTGATGATGTCATATGTGATCCCCATGATGTATTCATGTCCCAtgttttctctcctccctctaaTTCTCTGTGTCTTACTACTCCCCTAACTACAAGTTAGATTCAAAATGTCCCGTACTTTTCATTGGCAGATCCTGCAGAACTCCAAAGTGTTTGAAGAATGCATGTCTATTTTCCCCCCAAGTTATTTTGCAACTTGAATGATTTAGCTAGAGGACATGACTGTTTAATCTCCTTGGTAGTTACCATTCTCATAAATCAATCAACTGGCATTCTGGTTTATATATCAGCTTTAGGAGCATAGTCATTTTGAGTCTACCTCCTGAGAACGTCATCTAATCTGAGTGTGCTGATCAATAAAGAATTTGAGCCTGCAAGAGTCTAGACTGATCAATTCACCAAGATAATGCCACTAGTTGGCTAGTCCTGGAGACATACTTCAGTATTACTCTGTAAGGAACTGAGAAAATAGGTCATGGCTCTGATCTGCAACTGGAAAAACAAATTAAGGATGGGACAATTTAACTAGATGTCTTTGGGGGGCATTATTGAAATGTGGAAAGGTGGAAATTTGTCATTGTTTGTTCAGCATTGTCCAAGGGACAATATAACCCCAAAGTGGCAAACAGGAAAATGGTTCATATAACAAATTTAGTTCCTAGGATGAAAAACAGAGACTCATGAGGCTTGTTAATTAATTCAATTCACTAAGtgtttgttgagcatctactagGTATAAGGTGGGTATTTAGGTTCTGTGGGGGACACAAAGCTGAAGATTCTTTAGAAACTAGCCCTAAAACCTGCTGACTTCCTTTTCTCTGGTAATGTAGTTGCCAAGAAACTTTCTCACATTAACctatctcctctgccttgggGAAAGAGTATATGAACTGTGGTGGCAGGTGCAGATTCCCTTGGCAATTCTAGTAATGCACAGAATCACATATCAGCATTTAAATTCCAATACCTGATTTCCTCGATGAGTCATGGTGTGCTGGACTGATTGCGAGATTCCAGGAACTTTAGGGCTGAAAGACTAGATCTTGAGGCAGAGGACATGCTTTATGGATGGATGATCCTTCTTGGCCTCTTAAACTTGCTTAAGGAATCTCAGGGCATTCTATAATCCACCAGCCATATGAGCATATCCAAATGCTGTAGCAAATCTGATGGCTGGGACTTTTTAGGGGGGATgatttaaataaaactatatcAAGGAAACCTATTTGGCTAGAATTGAAAGGAACATGGTCTTAGCTACCttttctcattaaatattagATGAGACAGAAGGGAAAATGGGATGTAGACATAAAGAAGAGGGTAAACAAGATGACAGAGGGACATATGGGTGGGAAATATTGGTAGATAGACTGAAATATTGAGAAGAGGCAAAGAGAGATGGACAACAATGATGGATGGATAGGGTACAAAGATCAATTGTTTGGGTTTTCGTTTGGGGTTAATAATCCCTGGCTTGATTTTATGGAATTATAGTAACATTATACAAGATCCTGCAAGTGGATGTGCTTTCTTTAGAGAAGTACAGAATTCTCTAGAAATACagtaaataaacaattaaatatgtaatatttattacatgagataaatatatataaataacccGTGGACCACAGAGACAGTGAGCTAGGTCTGTAGTAAGTCAACAACCTCTGAGCCATTGATGACACATGTCTGCCCTGTTATCTGTAGTCCACAGTAGGATTTTTGGTAAATAAGTGtagaatattagaaataacagtaACCATGTCGCAACAGCTTAGGGTTGTTGGGAACATGCCTAGTTTGTACCAGGGTTAGTACTCTTCATGTTCACCTGGccagagagaaaatgaggaaaagtgTGTAGAGATGAAGAGGCTATAAATGATGAAggagttttttctttctctcagtagacttctcttcccttccccagcagCCTCCTCAGTGCCCCCTTTACTTCCTTGTTCCTCAGAGTGTAGATGAGAGGGTTCACCATGGGCGTGACTACAGAGTAGAAGAGGGAAATGAATTTGCCCTGGTCCTGGTTGCTGGTCTTAGCTGGAAGCAGACACCCATAGGTAGCTGAGTCATAGAAGAGGAGCACCACCACCAGATGGGAGAGGCGTGTGTTAAATGCCTTTCTCCGCCCCTCAACCAAGCGGATCTTCAGCACTGCGTGAGCTATGTAGCAGTAGGAGATCAGGATGATGCTGAGTGGGATGGCAGTGAAGAAGGTGCAGACACCACTGAGCATAGCCTCATTGAGACTTGTGTCTCCACAGGCCAGTTTGATCATGGCAGGCACCTCACACAGGAAGTTGTCCACCCTCCGGTGCCCACACAATGGGAGCTGCAGAGTGAATGTTGACTGGATCACAGAGTTGCCCAAGCCACCCAACCAGGCAATGGCAGCCAGCAGCCAGCAGAGCCAACAGTTCATGATGGTGGTGTAGTGCAGGGGCCGGCAAACTGCCACATAGTGGTCAAATGCCATCACCACCAGCAGGATGCACTCAGTAGCCCCTAGCCAGAGGAAAACATAGAGCTGGGTCACACAGCCACCATAACTGATAATCTTGTCTGGTCCCCATAAGTTGATCAGCATTTGAGGGACTGAGCTAGTAGTAAAGGCAAGGTCCAGAGTGGAGAGGttgctgaggaagaagtacatgggtgtgTGGAGCCGGGCATCCAGGCAGGAAAGAAGGATGATGGTTGAGTTACCAAATAGGGTCAGCAAGTAAGAGAAGAGAATGACCACGAAAAAGACAATCTCCAGCTGAGGATGGTCAGATACACCCACCAGAATGAAGCCCTCCAAGGAGCCGTTGTTGGTCCCTTTCATCTCTGGTTGCCGTTAGTCACTTGAGGAATCTGTCCAGGGAAAACCACTGGGAGAAAAGCAAGTGAAGAAGAAGCTATTGAGAAGGTTGATCTGCGTAAGGGAGGGTCTTCTGGGCTTCACAGTGAAgtaacaatttaatttttatgattgCAAACTTTCACTGCAATCCCCAACCACTGTCAGTCCCACAATGAATGGAAACTTTATTCCATTTGAATGTCAAACATGAGCTATTACAGAAATGAAGGAAGTGCCTTATGAAGAACAAAAAGATTAGGGTTCTTCAGTTCAGCATGGCATTTACAACAGGGTAGAGGAAGCTGACGATTTAAATTAAATCTGGAAATTCTCAAAATACAAATTTCCCCAGCCAAGGTTTTGATATGCTCAAGGAAGGGTGAAGAAGACCCATTGTGTTTGGAACAGCTTCCCAGAAGTTTCTGATAAATTTCCTCCCCTTTCTTCTATATTCCTCCCTTCCCATGTGAAAGCTCCTGATCTAGAAAGATGAAGTTTGAAGGAGAACATGAATCTActaaatcatgaaaaaaaatggaaagggtGAATTTAGACTTATTCACCAAATACAGAAGATATGAATATGTGAGTTAAGAGGAGGTAAGTGTAGAATAAACAAAACCTCACATAAGCCCAAGTAAGTTTAGGTGGAACAGGCTAAAGATATAAACAGGTTTTATCCAAAAATGGGTTAAATCAGTTAATGGGTACCCATAAGTAGCAAAGGAAACTAGAAGATTTCAGAGGAGATCACTGATCTTTTGAGGTATATGACCACTATGCCCACTTCTAAACCACTGAGTAATTCTTAACATCTCACAAACAAAAATTAGCTCTTGTTAATAATGGGTGAATTATCATCTCCTTTCATTGGGGAAGACCTAGGCTTTTCTGAAGATCATAAACCAAAGCCTCTCCATCTTCTTTGATTAATGAATAAAATGatctgaaaagaaagaagaaatagtcCTTGGCTTAGTTGTCCTCATCTGGGCACTGAAGATTGGGAGTGAatgctctgcctctttctctggaCAGTGACATGTCCTACAGGAACCCTGGCTGCCACACCTGAAGAGCAGGCTTGATGGGAGGCACTACTCAAGGGAAGTGAGCAGGAGTGCTTAGCTGGTTCTGGTGTaccaggcagggaccacttgggtACAACTCGGCTAAAGAACTGTCCTTTTcatcaataaataataaaaatactagagATCCTGATGCTAGATTCCACCCAAAAGTCAGGAGGGAAATCTCTTCTAATTGCCTATTTATTTAGGTCAGCAATGGAGTCCTTCTATTGAGTCAAGGATGATAAGGATTTCAGAGCACTTTTCAATCTTCCTTCATACCTCTACCTAATACCTTAAGAAGACGTGActacatattcttttcatttaGAACTTAAGAAAGCTGAGGAATTGAGTTACCAATCTGATAGTCAGCTCATCTTTCCACTCAGAAGTTCTTCCTGATATCCATCTCACTACCTCCTGCTAGTAGAGGTGCTTGTCCCCTTGTATTCCTCTAGGGGAAAGAAATAGACAGACACTGCCTATCTTCTTCCATGATTTGTCTGGTCTCTGGGTGGCTGGTGCTTTGTGGCCGCTCAGTGATGTCAGGATTTCTTGCAGTCCCCACTCTGCATACTGAACAGCTTTTAGCCCAGGAATAAACCAGCCAACATGGAAAAGGAAAATTCATAACTAGAGTGGGAAGCTGTTGACCCCAGCCACTCAGAAAGTTCAGGAGGAAATGCCATACCAACTAGATTCTTGGCCTGAGCTTGACAAACTCCCCAAACCAACATGACTGTAACTTCAAGTCTGAATTCAGCAATTCATCTGCTTTTCAGGGTGTTTTCCTCCCTTAAAGAGTCTCTTCCTTTGGTTCCTAGTTCTCTCATAATCTTGGAATGTTAAATTGATCCAGCACTGTTTGCATTTTAAGAGGACCCTAAAGAGGAAAATATTGATCTCAGAGGATACACCATTTATGGTGCAATTTAGGCATGGAAGCACCCAGATGGAGGTTGTTTGGGTACAGAAAGATTTTTAGGAATCACTCATATGATTGATTGGTTCCCATCTCAGCCTACCTGTAAATTTGGTTTGAACATTCAGGATATTGAGAAAAACAGCCAAGACTTGCTTCTTAAAGAGAATCCTGGATGTTGTAATTGCCCTCCTTCACCCAGTTTTCTGCCCATTCCTCCCTAAATTTTACCATTCTCAGTTGGCCACTTGTGGATTAGCCACAGCAAATCTGGAATTTAGAATTGGCTTCCTCCAAGCACAGAAATTGCTCCTGAGCTGTCGGTACTCCTCACATCTGGTGGCACATTCTCAGAATTCAAGCCTTGCTTTAATATTAGCCAGAGCAGTGAAAGGAAAGGGAAtcataaaaagtgaaaacaaagaaacaaacctaGTCTTGAATTCCTGATCCTGGCAGAGAAGTTCatatatgtgttttatttaaaaatgtttcgtTTATGTGGGCGATGGTTGACAGATATTCCTGAGAGCTCAGTTTGTGCCTGACTAGCTTGCATGTAAGTTCTAAGTTAATCTTTTCTTGGTGATCTGGACAGAATTGAAGCTAGGGTTTTCAATATAGGATAACATTGTGGCAGTCTGGCAGGCAAGAACCACACAACAGAACAAACTTTGTTTAGATGGATGAAGTCTGAGGTGGAACACAATAAAAACCTCTGCAATCAGGAAAATTTAAGGTATTTGATCAAGTGAACAGGAATTTTACCCCCAAATCTTAGAATTTGAAATGGAGGAGTTTGAACCTTAAAAGAGGTAAATATAGgaccaataaaagaaaaaatgacataGTTCATAGTAAACATCGAAATTAGTACTCCTAAGAGGCATCACAGttcaaaaatattgaaatttaaGAAACATAGTTATAAAGGGAAGTTAAGAGAATCTACACTGTCTGGAGGGGACTCTGACGTTTGCTGTTTGCATCAGGGAAGACAACCAAGCTCCCTTGAAATTGATTTCCGATACAACTGTTGGAAAAAGAATCCTGGCTGCGTGGACCATGAGGCCGGCTCAGGGGGCAGTTCTAGTGAGCACAGGAtcttataaaatagaaaaaaggctAAGTGGCAGGACatcaaatacatataaaaattcaACACCACAAACTCAGAATGGAGAGGCTGGATAAACATGGGTGTTCCAGGAATAGCTCTCCAGGTTACATCTCTCCGCAAGCCGAAGGCAGTTTGCACTGGGTGTCTCCAAGGGAAAAAACCGAGAGGGGCATGTTTGACGTGAGGGCCAGGAAGTTAGCTTTCTGCCCTGTACTGCTGAGGTCATTCCTTATTGGAGAGTCTTACTTGATTTGTCTGGCCTTTTTAAAAGGACATGCAGCGTGTGCAGATTtttagagaagagggagaagggaaaaaaataggtCCTATTGAGAATGGCCAAGACATTAACTTGTTTAAGAGtggttaggggccagcccggtggcgcaagcggttaagtgtgcacgctccgctgtgccCGGGATTCGCAGGCCCGCACCGACagaccacttggcaagccatactgtggcggcgtcccatataaagtggaggaagatgggcatggatgttagcccagggccagtcttcctcggcaaaatagacgaggattggcagatgttagctcagggccgatcttcctcacaaaagaaaaaaaaaagtggttgaagggggatttttttttccttccagttaATGTCTTCACTATTATGATGGAATTTTAACGATGTGTGTTTGCAGAGCCGGGGCTCTCCTTATTTATGGAAAGCAAAAATAGGCTTAAATTAAGAGCAAGAGAAATTGCGATTGGCCATTTTGAGATTTTGGCATGATGAAATATTGGTAAACTCTttggcaagagaaaaagaagatgtgCTTAGAGATTTGCCTGCCCAAGGGCACTAGGCTATACCTGAGTCTTCGATGACCTCTGTCTGCTGGAGGATTCTGTTCCTAGGACACAGTTCTGCACACAAAGGTTATTTTTTGGTCAGGTTATGAATTTTTCAGCCTCTTTCCTGGACCATTCTGGAGGTGACTTTTGTTAAAGATTTCTTAATTTGTAGTTTTAAAACTCCCCTTTgcagtttaaatatttttccttcctaAGGAAGAGCTAAGAAGACATCTCTTAGGTGATGGAGAAGGTCACACATGGGCTTGGGGCTCTAACACCATGTCACCTCCAACCTTTCTCCTGCAGGAAAAATCCAAAATCAGCACCTTTAAAGGGCCATTTcacactcttctttttctctctcttttccccataaatgctctttccttttcccagcttttttccctctttgcctCTCTTTCCTATACCCTGGATTATCCATTAATAAAAGTCTGTGGAGGGGCCAAccccctggcgtagcggttaagtgcatgcgctccgctgctggtggcccaggttcggacctcgggcgcgcacagacgcatcgcttgtcaggtgtggcggcgtcccatataaagtagaggaagatgggcacggatgttagcccagggccaatcttcctcagcagaaaaaggaggattggcatggatgttagctcagggctgatcttcctcatgaaaaaaataaaaaaataaaagtctgtgGATTGTTTATGGAAATATACCTTTGGCTTCAGGATTCCACCTGAATCCATCATGCTGCTGCTGGTGTTTGGTGGATCAAGTAGGAGAGCAAGTGTGGAATTAGGCAGGAGGCTGTGCTGTGCAGCTGCTCCCCTGCCCATGAGCTGGGAGCACAGGCTTTTAACCTTGGGCTGGCCCTGGCCCTCTGAGGAGCAGTGGCTGTGCCACCTGGAAGCCTGGCTTGCTCTGGCTCTGTCTGCAGAGGCCAGTGGGGGGATCTCTGTCCCCCATAGGCAATTAGCACAAACCACCAGCATGGCCGGAACACAGGAAAAAGGCTGTCTCTGAAGAACTCACTCAATCTTTCACTTGAACTCCCTCCCCAAACACAGATTACTAATTGAAATAGTTATAAGAATAACTGCATTCCTTAAATAATTActaattatgtaattttattcttttcaaggtGCTTTCACATGATCTAACAATTCGTAAAATGTTTTCTATGGCAGATGGAGCAGGTGGTCTTATCCCCACTTGGTAGATGAGTAAATCGAACATGAAGTGATTGTATGACTTGCTTAGTGGTCAACAGCTGTGACTCCAGTGTTTGTTTTCTCACTAGGTATAAACAGGCCATTCTATGCAGAGGAAGTTAGTATTTTTGACTCATCATCTGGGAGATGTTGTCTTTGAGCGTTTTTTCAGGGGAAGGGGGAAAAGGAGATTCCCACTATCTCTGGCCCTAATATAAACCATGAATCAAGGGCATGAACCTTAGACACTCATACCACGTTGTGTGAAGAGGAATCACTTACAAATGACATTAAATAAACATGTAAAATGTGACTGGCAAGCT is a genomic window containing:
- the LOC131422724 gene encoding olfactory receptor 2C1, which translates into the protein MKGTNNGSLEGFILVGVSDHPQLEIVFFVVILFSYLLTLFGNSTIILLSCLDARLHTPMYFFLSNLSTLDLAFTTSSVPQMLINLWGPDKIISYGGCVTQLYVFLWLGATECILLVVMAFDHYVAVCRPLHYTTIMNCWLCWLLAAIAWLGGLGNSVIQSTFTLQLPLCGHRRVDNFLCEVPAMIKLACGDTSLNEAMLSGVCTFFTAIPLSIILISYCYIAHAVLKIRLVEGRRKAFNTRLSHLVVVLLFYDSATYGCLLPAKTSNQDQGKFISLFYSVVTPMVNPLIYTLRNKEVKGALRRLLGKGREVY